In a genomic window of Vicinamibacteria bacterium:
- a CDS encoding PilZ domain-containing protein codes for MTNGAVSSGGNRRITARKACRLTVRYKSKSEWHPATAMDLSPNGCRLRVGEDLPRETHLSVLFEAPLRDGARALSVEVPGVVTWSRHEGLSYQAGVHFDVAPVELEEVLAALA; via the coding sequence ATGACAAACGGTGCGGTCTCGAGCGGCGGCAACCGCCGGATCACGGCCCGCAAAGCCTGCCGTCTCACCGTGAGGTACAAGTCGAAGAGCGAGTGGCATCCCGCCACCGCCATGGACCTCTCCCCGAACGGCTGTCGCCTGCGGGTGGGCGAAGACCTGCCGCGGGAGACCCATCTGAGCGTGCTCTTCGAGGCCCCCCTCCGGGACGGGGCCCGTGCTCTTTCCGTCGAGGTACCGGGGGTGGTGACCTGGTCGCGCCACGAGGGGCTGTCCTACCAGGCCGGGGTCCATTTCGACGTGGCTCCCGTCGAGCTCGAGGAGGTCCTAGCCGCTCTGGCCTGA